In one window of Syngnathus typhle isolate RoL2023-S1 ecotype Sweden linkage group LG7, RoL_Styp_1.0, whole genome shotgun sequence DNA:
- the LOC133156740 gene encoding zona pellucida sperm-binding protein 3-like produces MSGGAAGQTFPQERPLSWKPPQAPAEEEPRFPPHFELTPPEVPDAVLVVCQENSIRVEAKRFLLGTVGNADVTLGGCPATGEDSGNRVLIFESELHGCGSQLLMSEDALVYIFTLQYTASPLGDTPIVRTGDVTVGIQCQYQRKHDVSSGLLHPTWSPLSDSKVESLYFSFRLMTDDWQTGRPSSEFLLGDMMKFEVWVKQFQQASPLRVTVDSCVATVVRNVDTVPRYAFLANNGCLFDSQVTGSRFLPRWRDDRLRFEVEAFKFQQDDSGTIYISCNLKAMAATAAVDSANKACSFTNG; encoded by the exons ATGTCTGGAGGTGCAGCTGGCCAAACTTTTCCTCAAGAGCGGCCCTTGTCCTGGAAGCCTCCTCAAGCCCCGGCGGAGGAGGAGCCCCGCTTCCCGCCGCACTTTGAGCTGACGCCTCCTGAGGTGCCCGACGCCGTCCTGGTGGTTTGCCAGGAAAACTCCATCCGGGTGGAGGCCAAGCGCTTTCTGCTGGGTACGGTCGGGAATGCCGACGTCACCCTGGGGGGGTGTCCCGCCACCGGGGAAGACTCTGGGAACCGGGTTCTGATCTTTGAGTCGGAGCTGCACGGGTGCGGCAGccagctgttg ATGTCCGAGGACGCCTTGGTTTACATCTTCACGCTGCAGTACACGGCTTCTCCTCTAGGAGACACGCCCATCGTCCGCACCGGAGACGTCACGGTCGGCATCCAATGTCAATATCAGAG GAAGCACGACGTGAGTAGTGGCCTTTTGCATCCCACCTGGAGCCCTTTGAGTGATTCCAAAGTGGAAAGCCTCTACTTCTCCTTTCGACTGATGACCG ACGACTGGCAGACGGGCCGTCCGTCTTCCGAGTTCCTGCTGGGCGACATGATGAAGTTTGAGGTCTGGGTCAAGCAGTTCCAGCAGGCCTCCCCCCTCAGGGTGACGGTGGACAGCTGCGTCGCGACCGTGGTCAGGAACGTGGACACGGTGCCTCGCTACGCCTTCCTGGCCAACAACGG GTGCCTGTTTGACAGTCAGGTGACGGGCTCCCGCTTCCTTCCGCGCTGGCGGGACGACCGGTTGCGATTTGAGGTGGAGGCGTTCAAGTTCCAGCAGGATGACAGCGGCACG ATCTACATCAGCTGCAACCTGAAGGCGATGGCTGCGACAGCGGCGGTGGACTCTGCCAACAAGGCCTGCTCCTTCACCAACGGGTGA
- the LOC133157578 gene encoding bromodomain-containing protein 1-like isoform X2 yields the protein MKKKARHQRPAAAPKRGSSPIKPSPNRETLTYAQAQRMVELEVDGRVHRLSIYEKLDVVGDEDPTAQEILECNSNKENHEKPRQVPVRSARLQNSQRKKNAALAAPPRGGTIPAAPPEPRVRTVEYNLPVVPKRPAAYYTYAERTAEELDEEVEYDMDEEDYAWLELLNEKRKSDGIGQVSSNLFEFLMDRFEKEWYAAALGRCEPPRSLVDEDAVCCVCMDGDGADSNVILFCDACDIAVHQECYGVPYVPEGRWLCRHCLQRPARPADCVFCPNRGGALKRTDDGRWGHVACALWVPEVGFSDTVFVEPIDGVRNIPPARWKLTCYLCKEKGAGACIQCDRVNCYAAFHVSCAQKAGLFMKMEPVGEETAPGVKKTAYCRSHTPDGCDRRPLNVYEEPHPENGAVRHKRGERRGRARAKAWCKKRSKRPEPPARPRPEPRGGVADPGPSITSSSLDTILHQVAVQRKRPFVERVLSYWVLKRRSRNNVPLIRRLQANPSQAPKSTSAVKLQQSALEVQLTPFNILLRAVLSQLQQKDHYNVFAQPVSTKEVPDYLDHIKQPMDFSTMRTRIDAHSYRSLDQFEADFDLIIANCMKYNAKETFFYKAAQRMQDLGGAILRRARKEADRIGFDFSSGLLLPEAPKAETPPPFAWEDVDRLLSPSYRRLTPLEDQLKELLQKLDLSAAMKSSQSRSKRLKLLKKTITDVRSEMSLEKPAPPPPPELAESPHAPDSKASAPSTLEASTPSEVPPDPGPPSPNPAEPAAAAEPADVTRTSSTSAPCHELNVDLGDGEEAAPRTDGLSRRSKSVSPQKPPRDDGQEASAVPSPAGAKTFLSVVIPRLETLLLPKKRPRSSSVDGEEDGQSPVKRLGTGLANGFVEEEEETSAPPRLLEPRRRCASESSVSSGVPPGASSEVVFKSAKGQPTAGAPAPRKPADDDDESAPASCGDNGELSHAVKASSDHGAAGAEGEAAPAQRGGGGAAPPAAGRAPSRRADAVQVRRETLPRPLLRQQAQLAMAS from the exons ATGAAGAAGAAAGCCCGGCACCAGCGCCCGGCGGCGGCGCCCAAGCGCGGCTCATCGCCCATCAAGCCGTCGCCCAACCGGGAGACGCTGACCTACGCGCAGGCCCAGCGGATGGTGGAGCTGGAGGTGGACGGCCGCGTGCACCGGCTGAGCATCTACGAAAAGCTGGACGTGGTCGGCGACGAGGACCCCACGGCGCAGGAGATCCTGGAGTGCAACAGCAACAAGGAGAACCACGAGAAGCCCCGACAGGTCCCGGTGCGCTCGGCGCGCCTTCAAAACAGCCAGCGCAAGAAAAACGCCGCTCTGGCGGCACCGCCACGCGGGGGCACCATCCCCGCCGCCCCGCCGGAGCCCCGAGTGAGGACGGTGGAGTACAACCTGCCCGTGGTGCCCAAGAGGCCGGCGGCGTATTACACCTATGCCGAGCGGACGGCGGAGGAGCTGGACGAGGAGGTGGAGTACGACATGGACGAGGAGGACTACGCCTGGCTGGAGCTGCTCAACGAGAAGCGCAAGAGCGACGGCATCGGCCAGGTGTCCAGCAACCTCTTTGAGTTCCTCATGGACCGCTTCGAGAAGGAGTGGTACGCCGCCGCGCTGGGCCGCTGCGAGCCGCCGCGCTCGCTGGTGGACGAGGACGCCGTGTGCTGCGTGTGCATGGACGGCGACGGCGCCGACAGCAACGTCATCCTCTTCTGCGACGCCTGCGACATCGCCGTGCACCAGGAGTGCTACGGCGTGCCCTACGTGCCCGAGGGCCGCTGGCTGTGCCGCCACTGCTTGCAGCGCCCGGCGCGGCCCGCCGACTGCGTCTTCTGCCCCAACCGGGGCGGCGCCCTAAAGAGGACGGACGACGGGCGCTGGGGACACGTGGCCTGCGCCCTGTGGGTGCCCGAGGTGGGCTTCTCGGACACGGTCTTCGTGGAGCCCATTGACGGCGTGCGCAACATCCCGCCCGCCCGCTGGAAGCTCACCTGCTACCTGTGCAAGGAGAAGGGGGCGGGCGCCTGCATCCAGTGCGACCGGGTCAACTGCTACGCCGCCTTCCACGTCAGCTGCGCCCAGAAGGCCGGCCTCTTCATGAAGATGGAGCCCGTCGGGGAGGAGACGGCGCCGGGCGTCAAGAAGACGGCCTACTGCCGCAGCCACACGCCCGACGGCTGCGACCGCCGTCCGCTCAACGTCTACGAGGAGCCGCACCCCGAGAACGGCGCCGTTCGCCACAAGCGCGGCGAACGGCGCGGCAGGGCCCGCGCCAAGGCCTGGTGCAAGAAGCGCAGCAAGCGGCCCGAGCCTCCGGCCCGGCCCCGGCCGGAACCCCGAGGCGGCGTCGCCGACCCCGGGCCCAGCATCACCTCCTCCAG CCTGGACACCATCCTGCACCAGGTGGCCGTGCAGAGGAAGCGTCCCTTTGTGGAGCGCGTCCTGAGCTACTGGGTGCTCAAGAGGCGGTCCAGGAACAACGTGCCGCTCATCCGCCGCCTGCAGGCCAACCCCAGCCAGGCGCCCAAGTCCACGTCGGCG GTGAAGCTGCAGCAGTCGGCGCTGGAGGTCCAGCTGACGCCCTTCAACATCCTGCTGAGGGCTGTGCTCAGTCAGCTGCAGCAGAAGGACCACTACAATGTCTTTGCTCAGCCCGTCAGCACCAAGGAG GTCCCGGACTACTTGGACCACATCAAGCAGCCCATGGACTTCTCCACCATGAGGACTCGGATAGACGCTCACTCGTACCGCAGCCTGGACCAGTTTGAGGCTGACTTTGACCTGATCATTGCCAACTGCATGAAGTACAACGCCAAGGAGACCTTCTTCTACAAGGCGGCCCAGAGGATGCAGGACCTGGGCGGCGCCATCCTGCGCCGCGCCCGCAAGGAGGCCGACCGCATCGGCTTCGACTTCTCCAGCGGGTTGCTGCTGCCCGAGGCCCCCAAAGCGGAGACGCCGCCGCCCTTCGCCTGGGAGGACG TGGACCGCCTGCTGAGCCCCTCGTACCGCCGCCTGACGCCGCTGGAGGATCAGCTGAAGGAgctgctgcagaagctggacCTGAGCGCGGCCATGAAGAGCAGTCAGTCTCGCAGCAAGAGGCTCAAGCTGCTCAAGAAGACCATCACGGACGTTCGGAGCGAGATGAGCCTCGAGAAGCcggcaccgccgccgccacctgaGCTTGCGGAATCTCCCCACGCTCCCGACTCGAAGGCCTCCGCTCCTTCGACGCTCGAGGCGTCGACGCCGTCGGAAGTGCCGCCTGACCCGGGGCCGCCCTCCCCGAACCCGGCGGAGCCCGCCGCCGCGGCGGAACCGGCTGACGTCACTCGCACCTCATCTACCTCAGCGCCCTGCCACGAGCTCAACGTGGACCTCGGCGACGGCGAGGAAGCCGCGCCGCGGACCGACGGCCTCTCGCGCAGGTCCAAGAGCGTCAGTCCGCAGAAGCCCCCCAGAGACGACGGACAGGAGGCGTCGGCCGTCCCCTCGCCAGCGGGCGCCAAGACCTTCCTGTCGGTGGTTATCCCCCGGCTAGAGACGCTCCTGCTGCCCAAAAAGCGGCCGCGAAGCAGCAGCGTCGACGGCGAGGAAGACGGCCAGTCGCCCGTCAAGCGTCTGGGCACGG GGTTGGCCAACGGttttgtggaggaggaggaggaaacctCGGCGCCGCCGCGATTGCTGGAGCCTCGACGTCGCTGCGCCTCCGAGTCCAGCGTCTCCTCGGGAGTCCCGCCGGGTGCCAG CTCAGAGGTGGTCTTCAAAAGTGCCAAAGGGCAACCGACGGCAGGCGCGCCGGCTCCGCGCAAGCCggcggacgacgacgacgaaagCGCTCCCGCGTCTTGCGGCGACAACGGAGAGCTCAGCCACGCCGTCAAGGCGTCGTCAG ATCATGGAGCCGCCGGCGCGGAGGGCGAGGCGGCGCCGGCGCAAAGGGGCGGGGGCGGAGCTGCCCCGCCCGCCGCGGGACGTGCTCCGAGCCGGCGAGCGGATGCAGTTCAGGTCCGCAGAGAAACTCTTCCTCGTCCACTTCTTCGACAGCAGGCGCAGCTG GCAATGGCTTCCTAG
- the LOC133157585 gene encoding chemokine-like protein TAFA-5 isoform X2: MQLLRLLLILAAAAAATGLCWFLVCALVGDSLRQGELRTGSCEVLTLERDGSHPRRSVARQTARCACVPGQMAGTTQGRPACVHAGIVLSRQWCEMSPCLDDEGCRALVDGSGWSCAQPGGRVKTTTESHQIDKVQSRVPSNLVHNGMFRWQQ, from the exons ATGCAGCTCCTGCGGCTGCTGTTGAttctggccgccgccgccgccgccacggggCTTTGCTGGTTCCTCGTGTGCGCGCTCGTCGGGGACAGCCTCCGCCAAG GTGAGCTGCGGACGGGCAGCTGCGAGGTGCTGACGCTGGAGCGCGACGGCAGCCACCCCAGACGAAGCGTCGCCCGGCAGACGGCGCGCTGCGCTTGCGTCCCGGGACAAATGGCCGGCACCACCCAGGGCCGGCCCGCCTGCGTGCACG CTGGCATCGTGCTGAGTCGTCAGTGGTGCGAGATGAGTCCGTGCCTGGACGACGAGGGCTGCCGAGCGCTCGTCGATGGCTCGGGATGGAGCTGCGCGCAACCGGGGGGGCGGGTCAAGACCACCACG GAAAGCCATCAAATTGACAAGGTTCAGTCACGGGTCCCGTCCAATTTGGTCCACAATGGAATGTTTCGATGGCAGCaataa
- the LOC133157585 gene encoding chemokine-like protein TAFA-5 isoform X1 produces the protein MEQISRKWSFLQEGLKWRKGRKRMNNPKGHFTFTMVSCASCAGELRTGSCEVLTLERDGSHPRRSVARQTARCACVPGQMAGTTQGRPACVHAGIVLSRQWCEMSPCLDDEGCRALVDGSGWSCAQPGGRVKTTTESHQIDKVQSRVPSNLVHNGMFRWQQ, from the exons ATGGAGCAAATATCACGGAAATGGTCGTTTTTGCAAGAAGGATTGAAATGGCGCAAAGGGAGGAAAAGGATGAACAACCCAAAAGGCCATTTTACTTTCACGATGGTGTCTTGTGCGTCTTGTGCAGGTGAGCTGCGGACGGGCAGCTGCGAGGTGCTGACGCTGGAGCGCGACGGCAGCCACCCCAGACGAAGCGTCGCCCGGCAGACGGCGCGCTGCGCTTGCGTCCCGGGACAAATGGCCGGCACCACCCAGGGCCGGCCCGCCTGCGTGCACG CTGGCATCGTGCTGAGTCGTCAGTGGTGCGAGATGAGTCCGTGCCTGGACGACGAGGGCTGCCGAGCGCTCGTCGATGGCTCGGGATGGAGCTGCGCGCAACCGGGGGGGCGGGTCAAGACCACCACG GAAAGCCATCAAATTGACAAGGTTCAGTCACGGGTCCCGTCCAATTTGGTCCACAATGGAATGTTTCGATGGCAGCaataa
- the LOC133157578 gene encoding bromodomain-containing protein 1-like isoform X1 — protein MKKKARHQRPAAAPKRGSSPIKPSPNRETLTYAQAQRMVELEVDGRVHRLSIYEKLDVVGDEDPTAQEILECNSNKENHEKPRQVPVRSARLQNSQRKKNAALAAPPRGGTIPAAPPEPRVRTVEYNLPVVPKRPAAYYTYAERTAEELDEEVEYDMDEEDYAWLELLNEKRKSDGIGQVSSNLFEFLMDRFEKEWYAAALGRCEPPRSLVDEDAVCCVCMDGDGADSNVILFCDACDIAVHQECYGVPYVPEGRWLCRHCLQRPARPADCVFCPNRGGALKRTDDGRWGHVACALWVPEVGFSDTVFVEPIDGVRNIPPARWKLTCYLCKEKGAGACIQCDRVNCYAAFHVSCAQKAGLFMKMEPVGEETAPGVKKTAYCRSHTPDGCDRRPLNVYEEPHPENGAVRHKRGERRGRARAKAWCKKRSKRPEPPARPRPEPRGGVADPGPSITSSSLDTILHQVAVQRKRPFVERVLSYWVLKRRSRNNVPLIRRLQANPSQAPKSTSAERTESNRALKEQLKEWHRLRHDLERARLLLELIRKREKLKREEVKLQQSALEVQLTPFNILLRAVLSQLQQKDHYNVFAQPVSTKEVPDYLDHIKQPMDFSTMRTRIDAHSYRSLDQFEADFDLIIANCMKYNAKETFFYKAAQRMQDLGGAILRRARKEADRIGFDFSSGLLLPEAPKAETPPPFAWEDVDRLLSPSYRRLTPLEDQLKELLQKLDLSAAMKSSQSRSKRLKLLKKTITDVRSEMSLEKPAPPPPPELAESPHAPDSKASAPSTLEASTPSEVPPDPGPPSPNPAEPAAAAEPADVTRTSSTSAPCHELNVDLGDGEEAAPRTDGLSRRSKSVSPQKPPRDDGQEASAVPSPAGAKTFLSVVIPRLETLLLPKKRPRSSSVDGEEDGQSPVKRLGTGLANGFVEEEEETSAPPRLLEPRRRCASESSVSSGVPPGASSEVVFKSAKGQPTAGAPAPRKPADDDDESAPASCGDNGELSHAVKASSDHGAAGAEGEAAPAQRGGGGAAPPAAGRAPSRRADAVQVRRETLPRPLLRQQAQLAMAS, from the exons ATGAAGAAGAAAGCCCGGCACCAGCGCCCGGCGGCGGCGCCCAAGCGCGGCTCATCGCCCATCAAGCCGTCGCCCAACCGGGAGACGCTGACCTACGCGCAGGCCCAGCGGATGGTGGAGCTGGAGGTGGACGGCCGCGTGCACCGGCTGAGCATCTACGAAAAGCTGGACGTGGTCGGCGACGAGGACCCCACGGCGCAGGAGATCCTGGAGTGCAACAGCAACAAGGAGAACCACGAGAAGCCCCGACAGGTCCCGGTGCGCTCGGCGCGCCTTCAAAACAGCCAGCGCAAGAAAAACGCCGCTCTGGCGGCACCGCCACGCGGGGGCACCATCCCCGCCGCCCCGCCGGAGCCCCGAGTGAGGACGGTGGAGTACAACCTGCCCGTGGTGCCCAAGAGGCCGGCGGCGTATTACACCTATGCCGAGCGGACGGCGGAGGAGCTGGACGAGGAGGTGGAGTACGACATGGACGAGGAGGACTACGCCTGGCTGGAGCTGCTCAACGAGAAGCGCAAGAGCGACGGCATCGGCCAGGTGTCCAGCAACCTCTTTGAGTTCCTCATGGACCGCTTCGAGAAGGAGTGGTACGCCGCCGCGCTGGGCCGCTGCGAGCCGCCGCGCTCGCTGGTGGACGAGGACGCCGTGTGCTGCGTGTGCATGGACGGCGACGGCGCCGACAGCAACGTCATCCTCTTCTGCGACGCCTGCGACATCGCCGTGCACCAGGAGTGCTACGGCGTGCCCTACGTGCCCGAGGGCCGCTGGCTGTGCCGCCACTGCTTGCAGCGCCCGGCGCGGCCCGCCGACTGCGTCTTCTGCCCCAACCGGGGCGGCGCCCTAAAGAGGACGGACGACGGGCGCTGGGGACACGTGGCCTGCGCCCTGTGGGTGCCCGAGGTGGGCTTCTCGGACACGGTCTTCGTGGAGCCCATTGACGGCGTGCGCAACATCCCGCCCGCCCGCTGGAAGCTCACCTGCTACCTGTGCAAGGAGAAGGGGGCGGGCGCCTGCATCCAGTGCGACCGGGTCAACTGCTACGCCGCCTTCCACGTCAGCTGCGCCCAGAAGGCCGGCCTCTTCATGAAGATGGAGCCCGTCGGGGAGGAGACGGCGCCGGGCGTCAAGAAGACGGCCTACTGCCGCAGCCACACGCCCGACGGCTGCGACCGCCGTCCGCTCAACGTCTACGAGGAGCCGCACCCCGAGAACGGCGCCGTTCGCCACAAGCGCGGCGAACGGCGCGGCAGGGCCCGCGCCAAGGCCTGGTGCAAGAAGCGCAGCAAGCGGCCCGAGCCTCCGGCCCGGCCCCGGCCGGAACCCCGAGGCGGCGTCGCCGACCCCGGGCCCAGCATCACCTCCTCCAG CCTGGACACCATCCTGCACCAGGTGGCCGTGCAGAGGAAGCGTCCCTTTGTGGAGCGCGTCCTGAGCTACTGGGTGCTCAAGAGGCGGTCCAGGAACAACGTGCCGCTCATCCGCCGCCTGCAGGCCAACCCCAGCCAGGCGCCCAAGTCCACGTCGGCG GAACGCACGGAGAGCAACCGGGCCCTGAAGGAGCAGCTGAAGGAGTGGCATCGACTCCGACACGACCTGGAGCGAGCGCGTCTGCTGCTGGAGCTGATCAGGAAGAGGGAGAAACTCAAGAGGGAGGAG GTGAAGCTGCAGCAGTCGGCGCTGGAGGTCCAGCTGACGCCCTTCAACATCCTGCTGAGGGCTGTGCTCAGTCAGCTGCAGCAGAAGGACCACTACAATGTCTTTGCTCAGCCCGTCAGCACCAAGGAG GTCCCGGACTACTTGGACCACATCAAGCAGCCCATGGACTTCTCCACCATGAGGACTCGGATAGACGCTCACTCGTACCGCAGCCTGGACCAGTTTGAGGCTGACTTTGACCTGATCATTGCCAACTGCATGAAGTACAACGCCAAGGAGACCTTCTTCTACAAGGCGGCCCAGAGGATGCAGGACCTGGGCGGCGCCATCCTGCGCCGCGCCCGCAAGGAGGCCGACCGCATCGGCTTCGACTTCTCCAGCGGGTTGCTGCTGCCCGAGGCCCCCAAAGCGGAGACGCCGCCGCCCTTCGCCTGGGAGGACG TGGACCGCCTGCTGAGCCCCTCGTACCGCCGCCTGACGCCGCTGGAGGATCAGCTGAAGGAgctgctgcagaagctggacCTGAGCGCGGCCATGAAGAGCAGTCAGTCTCGCAGCAAGAGGCTCAAGCTGCTCAAGAAGACCATCACGGACGTTCGGAGCGAGATGAGCCTCGAGAAGCcggcaccgccgccgccacctgaGCTTGCGGAATCTCCCCACGCTCCCGACTCGAAGGCCTCCGCTCCTTCGACGCTCGAGGCGTCGACGCCGTCGGAAGTGCCGCCTGACCCGGGGCCGCCCTCCCCGAACCCGGCGGAGCCCGCCGCCGCGGCGGAACCGGCTGACGTCACTCGCACCTCATCTACCTCAGCGCCCTGCCACGAGCTCAACGTGGACCTCGGCGACGGCGAGGAAGCCGCGCCGCGGACCGACGGCCTCTCGCGCAGGTCCAAGAGCGTCAGTCCGCAGAAGCCCCCCAGAGACGACGGACAGGAGGCGTCGGCCGTCCCCTCGCCAGCGGGCGCCAAGACCTTCCTGTCGGTGGTTATCCCCCGGCTAGAGACGCTCCTGCTGCCCAAAAAGCGGCCGCGAAGCAGCAGCGTCGACGGCGAGGAAGACGGCCAGTCGCCCGTCAAGCGTCTGGGCACGG GGTTGGCCAACGGttttgtggaggaggaggaggaaacctCGGCGCCGCCGCGATTGCTGGAGCCTCGACGTCGCTGCGCCTCCGAGTCCAGCGTCTCCTCGGGAGTCCCGCCGGGTGCCAG CTCAGAGGTGGTCTTCAAAAGTGCCAAAGGGCAACCGACGGCAGGCGCGCCGGCTCCGCGCAAGCCggcggacgacgacgacgaaagCGCTCCCGCGTCTTGCGGCGACAACGGAGAGCTCAGCCACGCCGTCAAGGCGTCGTCAG ATCATGGAGCCGCCGGCGCGGAGGGCGAGGCGGCGCCGGCGCAAAGGGGCGGGGGCGGAGCTGCCCCGCCCGCCGCGGGACGTGCTCCGAGCCGGCGAGCGGATGCAGTTCAGGTCCGCAGAGAAACTCTTCCTCGTCCACTTCTTCGACAGCAGGCGCAGCTG GCAATGGCTTCCTAG
- the LOC133157585 gene encoding chemokine-like protein TAFA-5 isoform X3, which translates to MEQISRKWSFLQEGLKWRKGRKRMNNPKGHFTFTMVSCASCAGELRTGSCEVLTLERDGSHPRRSVARQTARCACVPGQMAGTTQGRPACVHAGIVLSRQWCEMSPCLDDEGCRALVDGSGWSCAQPGGRVKTTTVS; encoded by the exons ATGGAGCAAATATCACGGAAATGGTCGTTTTTGCAAGAAGGATTGAAATGGCGCAAAGGGAGGAAAAGGATGAACAACCCAAAAGGCCATTTTACTTTCACGATGGTGTCTTGTGCGTCTTGTGCAGGTGAGCTGCGGACGGGCAGCTGCGAGGTGCTGACGCTGGAGCGCGACGGCAGCCACCCCAGACGAAGCGTCGCCCGGCAGACGGCGCGCTGCGCTTGCGTCCCGGGACAAATGGCCGGCACCACCCAGGGCCGGCCCGCCTGCGTGCACG CTGGCATCGTGCTGAGTCGTCAGTGGTGCGAGATGAGTCCGTGCCTGGACGACGAGGGCTGCCGAGCGCTCGTCGATGGCTCGGGATGGAGCTGCGCGCAACCGGGGGGGCGGGTCAAGACCACCACG GTCTCCTGA